The Novosphingobium resinovorum nucleotide sequence CGGGTGGTGCCGGTGAGCGCCATGGCAACGCGCATTTCGGCCTCGATCAGCTTGAGCATCTTCGTGACGCCTGCTTCCCCTCCGGCCGCGAGCGCCCAGGCCCAGGCGCGGCCCAGCAGGACGCCCTTGGCGCCCAGCGCCAGCATCCGCACCACATCGAGACCGGAGCGGATGCCGCCGTCGGCCAGCACGGTCAGGCGGTCTCCCACCGCATCGACGATCGGGGGCAGGGCGCGGGCGCTGGAAAGCACGCCGTCGAGCTGCCGCCCGCCGTGGTTGGAGACGACGATGCCGTCCGCGCCCAGCTCTGCGGCTTCGCGCGCGTCATCCGGGTCGAGAACACCCTTGATGATCAGCGGCCCCTTCCATTCGCAGCGAATGAAATCGAGATCGCGCCAGTTGATCGAGGGGTCGAAGTTGTTTCGCATCCAGGCGAAGAAGTCCTCGATCCCGGTCCTGCCCTGTAGCACCGGGGCGACGTTGCCGAGCGTGTGCGGGCGTCCGTTGATGCCGACGTCCCATGCCCAGCCGGGCCGGGCGGCGGCCTGCGCGAAGCGCCATAGCGCGCCCTTGATGCCGCCGGACCCGGCAAGGCCGGTGTGGTAATCGCGATAGCGGCTGCCGGGGACCGGCATGTCGACGGTGAAGACGAGGGTGGAGCAGCCGGCCTCGACCGCCTGCGCCAGCAGGTCCTTCATGAAGGCGCGGTCGCGGATCATGTAGAGCTGGAACCAGAACGGGCGGTCCGCAGCCCTGGCGACTTCGCCGATGGTGCAGGCACCAACCGTGGAGAGCGTGAAGGGAACGCCGGCGTTCTGCGCCGCCCGCACCGCCTGCGTCTCGCCGCGCCGGGCATAGAGGCCGGCCAGCCCGATCGGCGCCAATGCAAGGGGCAGGGCCAGCTTCTGGCCGAACAGCTGCGTCGACAGGTCCAGCGCCGAGACGTCGCGCAGCACGCGCTGGCGCAGGGCGAGTTCGGCAAGGTCGGAGACGTTGCGACGCAGCGTCGCCTCGGCATAGGAGCCGCCGTCGATGTATTCGAACAGGAAGCGCGGCAGCGTGCGGCGTGCGGCTTCGCGAAAGTCGGGGATCGAGGCGGTGATCATGCGGTCAGTCCTGCGGGGGCCTTTGCCACGGCTTCGCGCCAGGCGTCGCGGTAGCCGAAGAGGTCGCCTTCCAGCGGTTCGACGCGGATGAGTTCGCCGCCCGCCTCCAGCGACGGGTCGATCAGGCGCAGCGCGCCGAACGAGACGTCGTTATGGGCATTGGCGAGGAAGACGCGGGTTTCCGGGCGCAGCGCGGCGAGTGCGCGCACGAAGACCTCGGCCTCGGAAAAGCGTCCCTCGATCAGCAGCCGGTCCTTCGAACCGATCAGGTCGAGCGCGGTATCCGCCACCAGCGCGGCGTAAAGGCAGATCGCCGCGCGTCGGGCGTACCAGGTTCCCTGCCACTCGACCGGCGCGTTGACCCAGCGCGCCTCGCCGTCGGGATAGGGGCCGAAGCCGGGCGCGAGCGTGGGCATCATCATCGTGCGGCGGCGCAGCAGCGCCGGGACTTCGGCCATCAGGCGGGGCTGGTCGGGCTTGATGTCGATGCGGCGGGTGTCGAGCTGGATGACCGTCTCGATCTCGCGCCCGCCCATGAAACGGGCCGAGGGCACGGGCGCGCCATAGGCATCGACGTTGACCAGCGTGTCGCGCCCTTCGGGCAGCGAGGCGATGGCGAAAGGCTCGGCGGCAAGGCGCATGGCGATGAACCATGTGCCGGTGGAAAGGATCGTCGCCTCCTGCCGCGCGATCTGCGCGAAGCCGCGCGCAGCGAGCAGCGCGGCGTTCGAATCGTGAAGTCCGGCAAGGACTTGCGCACTCGCGGGCAAGCCCGTCTCGGCCGCGAGTTCGGGGCGCAGGGTGCCCACGACCTCGCCTGCGCCGACCACGGGGGCAAAGCGTTCGGCCCAGCCGAGGCGCTCGGCCATCGGGGAGAAGCGCGCTTCGCCGGGTGCCCAGAGGTCCGAGTGGCAGCCGAGGCTGGTCACTTCGCTGACCGCCCGGCCGGTGAGGAACCAGGCCCAGTACTGCGCCCAGGGCACCAGCGTCGCCCGCGCCATCGCCTCGGGGTGGCGCTGCGCCATCCACCAGATCTGCGCGCCCATGTTGAGGCCGTCGGGCAGGGCGGGGGAGCCCGTCACGGCAAGCGCGTCGCGCTCGGCCCGGTAGGCGGCCATGACGTCGCTCGGGATCGGCTGTTCGTAGTCGAGCGGGGCGAAAAGCAGCCCGTCTTCTCCGATCGCGGCGAAGGCGGCGCCATGGGCCACGGGGATGATCGCCTCGACGGGATGGCCTGCCCATTCACGCAAGGTTGCGCGCAGCCATTCGCCGATTCCCTCGGCGTCGAGGCGGCGAATCCCGTCGATTTCATGGGTCGGGTTGGGGCGCACCTGGCGGCACACAAGGGTACCATAACGGCACCACAGCGACACCTTGCTGAGGGTCTTGCCGATATCGACGACGATGTAAGCGCCTGTTCCTGCCATTCTCTCCGCCGCCATTTTCAACCAGGCAGCGATCTGCCTGAACATGGTGTTGATTGATTGCTTATGAGCGATTATTATCGAGTCAGATTGAACATGAAAAGAGGAAATGTCAGAGGGTGTCCATGGAAACAATCACTGCCCCCGCCGCCCCGTTGAAATCCGCCCCCGCGCTCACTTTCGCCGTGCCGACCAGCCGGTGGGACGACTCGGTCGCGGCGTCTCTTTCTCCTGCCCAACTGCTGCTCTACCGCTCCAACCTGCTGGGTTCCGACCTGACTGTCACCAACTTCGGCGGCGGCAACACCTCCGCCAAGCTGGAAGAGGTCGATCCGCTGACCGGAGAGACGGTGGAAGTCCTGTGGGTGAAGGGCTCGGGCGGCGACATCGGCTCGATGAAGCTCGATGGATTCGCGACGCTCTATCAGGACAAGCTGCTTGGCCTCGAACAGCACTACGGCGGCCCGGACGACGACGACAAGATGGTCGGCTACCTGCCGCACTGCACTTTCAACCTGAACGGCCGCGCGGCGTCGATCGACACGCCGCTCCATTCGCTGCTGCCTTTCGCGCATGTCGATCACGTCCACCCGGACGCGATCATCGCGCTTGCCGCCAGCTCCGGCGGGGAGGCGGCGACGCAGGCGATCTGGGGCGGCCGGATCGGCTGGCTGGCGTGGAAGCGCCCCGGCTATACGCTGGGCGTGCAACTGCGTGACTTCGTGGCGGCCAACCCCGGCGTCGAAGGCGTAATGCTCGCGGGCCACGGCATCATCTGCTGGGCGGACAGCGCGAAGGCCTGCTACGAACACACCGTCGAACTGATCGCCGACGCTGCCGCCTACCTCAATGCGGGCCTTGCCGGGAAGCCCGCGTTCGGCGGCGCGGCTTATGAAACCGCCGGGGACCGCGCGGCAATCGCGGCCGATCTCATGCCCCGCCTGCGCGGCCTGATGACCGGAGCGCGGCGCAAGGTCGGCCACTATTCCGACGATGCCGAAGCGCTCGAGTTCGTGAATTCGGCGGACTTCCAGCGCCTCGCCGACCTTGGCACCTCGTGCCCCGATCACTTCCTGCGTACCAAGATCGCGCCATTGACGCTCGACCCGGCGCGGTTGCACGATGACGCCTACCTGGCGCAGAAGATCGCCGATTACCGCGACCTCTATGCTGCCTATTACGAGCGCTGCAAGCGTCCGAACTCGCCCGCGATGCGCGATGCCAATCCGGTCGTGGTGCTGGTGCCGGGCATCGGGCGCATCACGTTCGCCACCGACAAGACCACCGCGCGCCTCGCCGGCGAGTTCTACGGCAACGCCATCAATGTCATGCGCGGGGCCGAGGCGATCGGCGACTATATCGCGCTCGATGAACAGGAAGCCTTCGACATCGAGTACTGGCTGCTCGAGGAAGCCAAGCTGCAGCGCATGCCCGCGCCCAAGCCCTTGGTCGGCCGCGTCGCGCTGGTGACCGGCGGGGCGGGCGGCATCGGCGCGGCGAGCGCGGCGCGGCTGATGGCCGAGGGCGCCTGCGTGGTTCTCGCCGACCGCGACGGCGCCGTCGTCGAGGACGTGCGCGCCGGTTTCGCCAGGCAGTTCGGCAAGGACGTGGTGCGTTCGGTGGTGTGCGACGTGACGGATGAGGCGCAAGTCGCCGAGGCCTTCGCCGTCGCCGCGCGCGAGTTCGGCGGCCTCGACATCCTCGTCGCCAATGCCGGCATCGCCTCCTCGGCGCCGATCGAGGAGACCACCATCGCGCTATGGAACCGCAACTACGACGTTCTGGCGCAGGGCTATTTCCTGACCAGCCGGGCCGCGTGGCCGCTATTGAAGGCGATGAAGGAACAGGGCGGCACCAGCGTCGTGTTCATCGGCTCGAAGAACGGCGTCGCCGCCGCCACCAATGCCAGCGCCTATGCCTCGGCCAAGGCGGCGGCCAACCACCTTGCGCGCTGTCTGGCGCTGGAGGGGGCGCCGCATGGCATCCGCGTCAACGTCGTCAACCCCGATGCCGTCATCAAGGGCAGCCGTATCTGGGACGGCGACTGGCGCAAGGAGCGCGCGGGCGCCCATGGTATCGACACCGGCAAGGAACTGGAGGAACATTACCGCCAGCGCTCCATGCTCAAGCGCGACGTGCTGCCCGGCGACATTGCCGAGGCGGTGTACTTCCTGGCGGGCGACCAGTCCGCCAAGTCCACCGGCAACATGATCAACGTCGATGCGGGCAACGCCCAGGCGTTCACGCGCTGATCGCGACGGGAAGAGGATAAGAGACAATGACGAACCTGCCGATTTCCGCCGAACTGATCGCGGAAGCCAATGCCCGGGCCGCCGAGGCGCTGGAAGACGACTACGCCTCGCTGGGCCGCAAGCTGGAGCGTTCCGGCATCGCCATCGATGCGATCAGGGACAAGGTTGCGGGCTTTTCCGTGGCGGTGCCGACATGGGGCGCGGGGCGCGGCGGCACCCGTTTCGCCAAGTTCCCCATCCCCGGCGAGCCCACCAATATCCACGAGAAGCTGGAGGACTGCGCGGTCATCAACCAGCTCTCGCGCCTGACCCCGCGCGTCAGCCCGCATTTCCCGTGGGACAAGGTCAGCGACTACAAGGGTCTGCGCGAGGAGGCGGCGAGCCTCGGCCTCGGCTTCGATGCGGTGAACTCGAACACCTTTCAGGACCAGAAGGGGCAGGCGCAGACGTATGCCACCGGCTCGCTCTCCTCGACCATCGAGGCGACGCGGGCTCAGGCCGTGGAGCACAACATCGAGTGCATCGAGATCGGCCGCCAGCTCGGCTCCACCGACCTGACGGTCTGGGTGGGCGACGGCACCAACTTCCCCGGCCAGCAGGACCTCGGCCGCAGCCTCGACCGCTATCTCGACGCTGCGAGCGAGGTCTACGCCGCGCTGCCGGACGACTGGCGGATGTTGCTGGAGCACAAGATGTTCGAGCCCGCGTTCTATTCCACCGTCATCAGCGACTGGGGTTCCTCGATCCTTGCCGCGCAGGAGCTTGGCCCCAAGGCCAAGTGCCTCGTCGATCTTGGCCACCATGCGCCCAACGTCAACATCGAGCAGATCGTGGCGCGCCTGCACCGGTTCGGCAAGCTCGGCGGCTTCCACTTCAACGACAGCAAGTACGGCGACGACGACCTCGATTCCGGCTCGATCAATCCGCACCAGCTGTTCCTGGTGTTCAACGAATTGGTCGAGGCCGAACTGGCCCCGCGCGATGGCTTCAATCCCAGCTACATGATCGACCAGTCGCACAACGTCACCGACCCGATCGAATCCATGTTGTCTTCGGCCGAGGCGATCGGATCGTGCTACGCCAAGGCGCTGCTGGTCGACCGCGAGGCGCTGCATCTGGCGCAGGAAGCGAACGACACGATGATGGCCTTCCAGGCCCTGCGCCGGGCCTACAACGTTGACGTCTCGCCGATCCTGGCGAAGGCCCGCATCGATGCGGACGGCGCGGCGGACGTGCTGGGCGTCTACCGCGAAAGCCGCTGGCGCGACCGCAAGGCGCAGGAACGCGCCGCCGTGGGACTTGGCGCCGGCATCGTCTAAGGCATCGTCTGATGGACTGGCACTCACCCGTCGGCGCGGATTGCGTCGGCGGGTGATCTCCGTCAGGGGTAGGCCCAGGCAGGCGAAGGCATACCGGAATGGTGGAAGCAGGCGAATATCGGCGCAGTTCGGCGATCGACCCGCGCGCCCTGCTGACGTTCCGCGCGGTCTGCGATACCGGATCGATCAGCGCCGCCGCCCGGGCGCTCAACCTCTCGCAGCCCTCGGTGTCGAACACGATCTCGCTGCTGGAGCGCAAGCTGGGCGTCGTGCTGTTCGAACGCGGGCGTGGCGGCATCGTGCTGACGGCGGAAGGCGAAGTGCTCCAGCGCCGGGCCGAGGCCATGGCTACGCTGCTGGGCGATGCCGTGACCGAGATCGAGCACACGCGGCACGGCATCGCCGGACCCTTGCGCATCGGCGGCACGCCGGGCGCCCTGCTCACTCTCCTGCCCGGCGCGATCATGCGGGTGGAGGAGGCGATCGGCGACTTCGCGCTCAGCGCCATCGAGCGGCCCGACGAGGAACTGCTGGAGATGGTGCGCAAAGGGGCGATCGAACTGGCCTTCGTGACGACCGGCATCGAAAGCGTTCCGGCGGACATGAAGGAAGTCACGTGCGCCAGCGACCCATTCGTCCTGATCGTCGGCCCCCGGCACGAGAAGCTGCCGGGCCGCGTGTCGCTGCGCGAGGTCGAGAGCTACCCCTGGGTGCTGCCCGAGGCGCGCGGGGCGTTCCGGCGGCAGGTCGATGCGCTGTTCATCGCCGCGGGGGTGGCGGTGCCGCGCACGACGATCCGCTGCGACTCCCTCCTCACCACGAGGGCCATCGTAAGGGAGAGCGACCGGGTGACGGTACTGCCGCGAACCGTGGCGCTCGACGGGGTCACCGACGACAGCATCCGGGCCGTGATGATCGAGGAAGCCGTGCGTGAACGCAGCGTCGGCGTGCTGTGGCTGGCGGGGCGTCCGCTGTCTCGTCCGGCGCAGGCGATGATGGAGGCGCTGCAAAATCCATAGTCTGTTGCTATGGCATCGCAAAAAATCATTATTTTACTTTGTGGGTCTGCGCAGCTTAACAATCCAGCGATAACGATGATCGCAGGAGAGCAGGATGCGGGCACTGATCCGCCAGGTTTCCATTTTCGACGGCACCGGCTCGGCGCTCCGGACAGGCTCTGTTCTGGTCGAGGGCGAGCGTATCGCCCGCGTCGCGCCGGGTGAGGACGCACTTGCCGATGAGGCCGCCGATCTGGTGATCGACGGGCGCGGGCTGACCCTCATGCCCGGTATGGTCGATGCGCATACGCACCTGACCTGGGCTTCCTCGCTGGAGAAGGTCTACCACCAGTTCATCCTGCCGCATGACGAGTTGAAGGTCGCAGCCTGGCGCAATGCACGGGTGCTGCTAGACCACGGTTTCACCAGCCTCTACTCGGCCGGTGCCCTGGGCGACATGATCGAGCCGGATCTCGCCCGCGCCATCGAGGAGGGCGATACGCCCGGGCCGCGCCTCGTCCCCTCGACGCTGGAGCGCAGCCCCGAAGGCGACGATACCGGTGACGTGTTCAACGGCCGTGGTCCGGATGCGATGCGCCGTTTCGTGGCTTATTGCGCGGACGAGGGAGTCAAGTCGATCAAGCTCGTGGTCTCGGGCGAAGATGCGCTCAAGCCCGGCAGCGCGATGGACGTGCTCTATACCCGCGAGGAAATGCTGGCGGCGGGGGAGGCCACCCGCGAGGCCGGGATGTGGATCGCCTGCCATACTTATTCGCCCGAGGCGATCGGCCTCGCGCTCGATGCGGGCGCGCGAATCGTCTACCACTGCTCCTTCGCCGACGAAGCGACGGTGGAGCGGATGGCGGCGGAGAAGGACAGGTTCTTCTATGCCCCCGGTCCCGGTGTCTCGGTCGCCGCGCTGGAGGCGAACCCGCCGCCACACGTCGACATGACGCACATGAAGGCGAGCGCAAAGGTTCGCATGGACCTTGAGGCGAAGCTGATCCCGCAACTGAAGGCGCGCGGCGTGCGCGTGCTGGTCGGCGGCGACTATGGCTTCCCGTTCAACCCGCATGGCCGCAACGCGCGCGACCTGCAGCACTTCGTCGATTACTTCGGCTTCACTCCCGCCGAGGCGCTGCAGGCGGCGACCCAGCATGGCGGCGAACTTATGGGCATCGAGACCGGCGTGATCCGCGAGGGCTGGCTGGCCGATCTGCTGCTGGTAGACGGCGACCCGACGCAGGACGTTGCGATCCTGCAGGACAAGGATCGCCTGAAGATGATCATGAAGGGCGGCAAGCTGCACAAGGCTCCAAGTGACATCTTGGCTGGGGCCGGGGCCGGGGCAGGGGTCGCCGCCGCCGCGAACTGAGTTTTAACAGGGACGAAAATCATGTCGTACGACGTCGTTGTCGTAGGCTGCGGCCCTGTGGGCGCGTTGGCCGCGAACCTTCTCGGCCTGAAAGGGCTGCAAGTCCTCGTTCTCGAACGGGAACTGGAACACTATCCCCTGCCGCGTGCGGTCCATCTCGACCATGAGATGATGCGCCTGTTCCAGTCGGCCGGGGTGATCGACCGGGTCGAGGGCGACATGATCGCCACTGACGGGCACCTCCATGTCGGCGCGGATCACGGCGTCATCCGCTATATGGGCACGGTGGGCAAGCCGCGCCCGTTCGGCTGGGCGAACGACTACTTCTTCTACCAGCCCGAGTTGGAGGCCCACTTGCGCGAAGGCTTCGCCGGCATGGCGAACGTCACGCTGAAGCTGGGCGCGACGTTCACCGGTCTGGAGCAGGACGCAGGCGGCGTTACCGTATCCCACGACGAGGGCGGTGAACGGCAGACCGCCTCGGCCCGCTGGGTGATCGCCTGCGACGGCGCGCGGAGCACCGTGCGCAAGGCGCTGGGCGTGGACCTCGACGATCTCGATTTCGAGGAGCCCTGGCTGGTCGTCGATGCCGAAGTGCAGGGGCCGGTCAGCTTCCCGCCGATCGCGGGCGTGCCCGAAGGGGCAGACCTGCAGCGGCTGTCGGTGATGATGTGCGATCCGGTGCGCCCCGCGACCGTGGTGCCCGGCCGCCGCGATCATCGCCGCTGGGAATTCATGCTGCTCCCCGGCGAGGACGACAAGGCGATGTCTGCGCCGGACAAGGTCGCCGAACTGGTCGGCGCGTGGATGGCCGACGTACCGCACGAGATCGTGCGCGCCGCGACCTATCGCTTTCACGGCCTCGTCGCCCATCGCTGGCAGGTCGGCAATGTCTTCCTCGCGGGGGACGCCGCACATCAGACGCCGCCGTTCTTCGGGCAGGGCATGTGCCATGGCCTGCGCGACGTCGCCAATCTGGCCTGGAAGATGGACGCGGTGATCAATGCGGGCGCCTCGCCTGCGATTCTCGATACCTACCAGCCCGAGCGCGACCCGCACGTGCGCGCGGTGATCGGCGCGGCGGTGGCGGCCGGGCGCTACATCTGCGAACTCGACCCCCACCTTGCCGCCACCCGCGATACCCGTATCCGTGAGGAAGCACGCGGCAAGCAGGGTGAGACCGCGCATGACCTGATCCCCGCGATCCGCGAAGGGCTGGTGCTTTCCGGCACTTCGGGTGCAGGCGCGCGCTTCGTCCAGCCGGTACTCGCCGACGGCAGCAAGCTGGACGAGTGCACCGGCGACGGCTGGCGCCTTTTCGTCCGCGACGACACCGTGCCGGGCGAGGCCGGGGGCGTCACCCGCGTCGTCGCGGCGGCGCTGGCGGACAATGAGGCGATCGCGTCGTGGCTTGACCAGCACGGCGTCGATGCCGTGCTGGTGCGCCCGGACCACTACGTCTTCGGAACCGCCGCGGACAGCGCTGAGGACCTGCTGGCCGCCCGCGCGGCCCAGCTTTTCGATCACAAGGAACTGACCGCATGACCCTGACGCTCTTGCAGGCGCAGACCATCGTGACCGCCACGCTGGCCGAAGCGCGTTCGCAGGGCGCGAAGGCTTTGGCGGTGATCGTGCTCGACGCCGGAGCCCACCCGGTCGCCTTCGCGCGTGAGGACGGGGCGAGTCTCTACCGCTTCGACATCGCCCGCGCCAAGGCCGAAGGGGCCGTGGGCATGGACGCCGACACCGCCGTCCTCGCCGAGCGTGCAAAGGGCAATCCGGTGTTCTTCCATAGCGTCAGCGCGGCCGTGGGGGGAGGCATCGCCTTCTCTCCCGGGGGCGTGGTGATCCGTGATGCGAACGGCGCCCTGATCGGCGCGGTGGGTGTCAGCGGCGATACGGGCGAGTGCGATGCCGACTGTGCGCTCGCAGGGATCAGGGCGGCCGGACTTGTCGAGGAGACCGAGGCATGAAACTGCGAAGCATCGAACTGGCGCTGCCCGATCCGGCCGCTGCTGCCGCCTTCATGACCGATGTGTGGGGCATGGCGCCCGCCGACGTGATCGGCACGACCCATTACCTGCGCGGTTCCGGTTCCTACCCCTACCTCGTCGCCTTCGAGCAATCGGCGGACGAGTTCGTCCGCTCCACGACCTTCCTGTGCTCGGCGGAGGAGCTTGACGGTATCTCGGGCCGCGCCGCCGCCGCAGGCTGGCCGCACCGCGCCACGGTCAGCGAGGACCCCGGCGGCGGGCACGGCCTGCTCGTCGAACTGCCCGAAGGCGAACTGCTGCGCTTCCTCGTCGATGCAGGCGAAGTAGAGCCGATCGCGGGCCGCGACCTGCCGGTCAAGCTCACCCACGTCGTGTTCAACTCGGCCGATGCCGAGGCGTCCGGGCTGGCGGTGGAGGAAGTGCTGGGCTTTCGCGTTTCCGACCGGACCAAGGGCATGGTCTTCGTGCGCTGCAACGACAGCCACCACTCGACCGCTTTCGCGCGGGCGGGGATCAGTTCGCTTAATCACATCGCCTTCGAAATGGAGGACCTCGATGCGGTGATGCGCGGCATTGGGAGGCTGCGCGACCATGCGCTGGCGCCTGCCTGGGGGCCGGGGCGGCATGGGCCAGGGGCCAACGTCTACGCCTACTACATCGCGCCGTTCGGGCCGGTGATCGAGTTCTCCACCGCCGTCGAGAAAGTGCCCGACGACTACCGTGTCGGCGCGCCGGAGGACTGGACCTGGCCGGAGAACCGCATCGACCAGTGGGGCATCTCGGACAAGGATTTCGCCGGACTGCGCCGCGCCGAGGAACGCTTCCGCTTCCGCCGCGACTGGCAGGACGAAGCGCAAGGACAATGAACACCGCTGCCGCAGTTCCGGCAGGTCAGGAGAAAACGGACATGACCCAGTATATCAGTTTCCAGCGCCCCGACGGCACCAGCAGCTTTGGCCGTCTCGATGGCGAGACGGTGCTCGATCTCGGCGCACCCGGCGGTGATGCGTGGCTGAAGGACGCGCTCGCGGGCGATCTCTCGGTGCTTGTCGTTACCGGCGAGTTTGCCCGCGCCGCCGTCAGGCTGCTGCCGGTGGTGCCGAACCCCGGCAAGATCCTGTGCGTTGGGCTCAATTACGCCACCCACGTCGCCGAGACCGGGCGCGAGCAGAAGGAGCACCCGGCGATCTTCACCCGCTGGGCCGACAGCCTGATCGCCGACGGCGACGCCATGGTCCGCCCGCTCGAAAGCGAACGCTTCGA carries:
- the lldD gene encoding FMN-dependent L-lactate dehydrogenase LldD → MITASIPDFREAARRTLPRFLFEYIDGGSYAEATLRRNVSDLAELALRQRVLRDVSALDLSTQLFGQKLALPLALAPIGLAGLYARRGETQAVRAAQNAGVPFTLSTVGACTIGEVARAADRPFWFQLYMIRDRAFMKDLLAQAVEAGCSTLVFTVDMPVPGSRYRDYHTGLAGSGGIKGALWRFAQAAARPGWAWDVGINGRPHTLGNVAPVLQGRTGIEDFFAWMRNNFDPSINWRDLDFIRCEWKGPLIIKGVLDPDDAREAAELGADGIVVSNHGGRQLDGVLSSARALPPIVDAVGDRLTVLADGGIRSGLDVVRMLALGAKGVLLGRAWAWALAAGGEAGVTKMLKLIEAEMRVAMALTGTTRIDQIDRNCLAATR
- a CDS encoding FGGY-family carbohydrate kinase codes for the protein MAGTGAYIVVDIGKTLSKVSLWCRYGTLVCRQVRPNPTHEIDGIRRLDAEGIGEWLRATLREWAGHPVEAIIPVAHGAAFAAIGEDGLLFAPLDYEQPIPSDVMAAYRAERDALAVTGSPALPDGLNMGAQIWWMAQRHPEAMARATLVPWAQYWAWFLTGRAVSEVTSLGCHSDLWAPGEARFSPMAERLGWAERFAPVVGAGEVVGTLRPELAAETGLPASAQVLAGLHDSNAALLAARGFAQIARQEATILSTGTWFIAMRLAAEPFAIASLPEGRDTLVNVDAYGAPVPSARFMGGREIETVIQLDTRRIDIKPDQPRLMAEVPALLRRRTMMMPTLAPGFGPYPDGEARWVNAPVEWQGTWYARRAAICLYAALVADTALDLIGSKDRLLIEGRFSEAEVFVRALAALRPETRVFLANAHNDVSFGALRLIDPSLEAGGELIRVEPLEGDLFGYRDAWREAVAKAPAGLTA
- a CDS encoding bifunctional rhamnulose-1-phosphate aldolase/short-chain dehydrogenase, with protein sequence METITAPAAPLKSAPALTFAVPTSRWDDSVAASLSPAQLLLYRSNLLGSDLTVTNFGGGNTSAKLEEVDPLTGETVEVLWVKGSGGDIGSMKLDGFATLYQDKLLGLEQHYGGPDDDDKMVGYLPHCTFNLNGRAASIDTPLHSLLPFAHVDHVHPDAIIALAASSGGEAATQAIWGGRIGWLAWKRPGYTLGVQLRDFVAANPGVEGVMLAGHGIICWADSAKACYEHTVELIADAAAYLNAGLAGKPAFGGAAYETAGDRAAIAADLMPRLRGLMTGARRKVGHYSDDAEALEFVNSADFQRLADLGTSCPDHFLRTKIAPLTLDPARLHDDAYLAQKIADYRDLYAAYYERCKRPNSPAMRDANPVVVLVPGIGRITFATDKTTARLAGEFYGNAINVMRGAEAIGDYIALDEQEAFDIEYWLLEEAKLQRMPAPKPLVGRVALVTGGAGGIGAASAARLMAEGACVVLADRDGAVVEDVRAGFARQFGKDVVRSVVCDVTDEAQVAEAFAVAAREFGGLDILVANAGIASSAPIEETTIALWNRNYDVLAQGYFLTSRAAWPLLKAMKEQGGTSVVFIGSKNGVAAATNASAYASAKAAANHLARCLALEGAPHGIRVNVVNPDAVIKGSRIWDGDWRKERAGAHGIDTGKELEEHYRQRSMLKRDVLPGDIAEAVYFLAGDQSAKSTGNMINVDAGNAQAFTR
- a CDS encoding TIM barrel protein, whose protein sequence is MTNLPISAELIAEANARAAEALEDDYASLGRKLERSGIAIDAIRDKVAGFSVAVPTWGAGRGGTRFAKFPIPGEPTNIHEKLEDCAVINQLSRLTPRVSPHFPWDKVSDYKGLREEAASLGLGFDAVNSNTFQDQKGQAQTYATGSLSSTIEATRAQAVEHNIECIEIGRQLGSTDLTVWVGDGTNFPGQQDLGRSLDRYLDAASEVYAALPDDWRMLLEHKMFEPAFYSTVISDWGSSILAAQELGPKAKCLVDLGHHAPNVNIEQIVARLHRFGKLGGFHFNDSKYGDDDLDSGSINPHQLFLVFNELVEAELAPRDGFNPSYMIDQSHNVTDPIESMLSSAEAIGSCYAKALLVDREALHLAQEANDTMMAFQALRRAYNVDVSPILAKARIDADGAADVLGVYRESRWRDRKAQERAAVGLGAGIV
- a CDS encoding LysR family transcriptional regulator encodes the protein MVEAGEYRRSSAIDPRALLTFRAVCDTGSISAAARALNLSQPSVSNTISLLERKLGVVLFERGRGGIVLTAEGEVLQRRAEAMATLLGDAVTEIEHTRHGIAGPLRIGGTPGALLTLLPGAIMRVEEAIGDFALSAIERPDEELLEMVRKGAIELAFVTTGIESVPADMKEVTCASDPFVLIVGPRHEKLPGRVSLREVESYPWVLPEARGAFRRQVDALFIAAGVAVPRTTIRCDSLLTTRAIVRESDRVTVLPRTVALDGVTDDSIRAVMIEEAVRERSVGVLWLAGRPLSRPAQAMMEALQNP
- a CDS encoding amidohydrolase family protein; translation: MRALIRQVSIFDGTGSALRTGSVLVEGERIARVAPGEDALADEAADLVIDGRGLTLMPGMVDAHTHLTWASSLEKVYHQFILPHDELKVAAWRNARVLLDHGFTSLYSAGALGDMIEPDLARAIEEGDTPGPRLVPSTLERSPEGDDTGDVFNGRGPDAMRRFVAYCADEGVKSIKLVVSGEDALKPGSAMDVLYTREEMLAAGEATREAGMWIACHTYSPEAIGLALDAGARIVYHCSFADEATVERMAAEKDRFFYAPGPGVSVAALEANPPPHVDMTHMKASAKVRMDLEAKLIPQLKARGVRVLVGGDYGFPFNPHGRNARDLQHFVDYFGFTPAEALQAATQHGGELMGIETGVIREGWLADLLLVDGDPTQDVAILQDKDRLKMIMKGGKLHKAPSDILAGAGAGAGVAAAAN
- a CDS encoding bifunctional 3-(3-hydroxy-phenyl)propionate/3-hydroxycinnamic acid hydroxylase → MSYDVVVVGCGPVGALAANLLGLKGLQVLVLERELEHYPLPRAVHLDHEMMRLFQSAGVIDRVEGDMIATDGHLHVGADHGVIRYMGTVGKPRPFGWANDYFFYQPELEAHLREGFAGMANVTLKLGATFTGLEQDAGGVTVSHDEGGERQTASARWVIACDGARSTVRKALGVDLDDLDFEEPWLVVDAEVQGPVSFPPIAGVPEGADLQRLSVMMCDPVRPATVVPGRRDHRRWEFMLLPGEDDKAMSAPDKVAELVGAWMADVPHEIVRAATYRFHGLVAHRWQVGNVFLAGDAAHQTPPFFGQGMCHGLRDVANLAWKMDAVINAGASPAILDTYQPERDPHVRAVIGAAVAAGRYICELDPHLAATRDTRIREEARGKQGETAHDLIPAIREGLVLSGTSGAGARFVQPVLADGSKLDECTGDGWRLFVRDDTVPGEAGGVTRVVAAALADNEAIASWLDQHGVDAVLVRPDHYVFGTAADSAEDLLAARAAQLFDHKELTA
- a CDS encoding GlcG/HbpS family heme-binding protein, translating into MTLTLLQAQTIVTATLAEARSQGAKALAVIVLDAGAHPVAFAREDGASLYRFDIARAKAEGAVGMDADTAVLAERAKGNPVFFHSVSAAVGGGIAFSPGGVVIRDANGALIGAVGVSGDTGECDADCALAGIRAAGLVEETEA
- a CDS encoding VOC family protein encodes the protein MKLRSIELALPDPAAAAAFMTDVWGMAPADVIGTTHYLRGSGSYPYLVAFEQSADEFVRSTTFLCSAEELDGISGRAAAAGWPHRATVSEDPGGGHGLLVELPEGELLRFLVDAGEVEPIAGRDLPVKLTHVVFNSADAEASGLAVEEVLGFRVSDRTKGMVFVRCNDSHHSTAFARAGISSLNHIAFEMEDLDAVMRGIGRLRDHALAPAWGPGRHGPGANVYAYYIAPFGPVIEFSTAVEKVPDDYRVGAPEDWTWPENRIDQWGISDKDFAGLRRAEERFRFRRDWQDEAQGQ